The Montipora capricornis isolate CH-2021 chromosome 6, ASM3666992v2, whole genome shotgun sequence genome has a window encoding:
- the LOC138053152 gene encoding uncharacterized protein, with amino-acid sequence MPLELFAATPWAEYLLSMAKNGTYGDQITLQVAADLYNIEIVVVSTLGPEATAVISPFSSIPTARVQLGHYAENHGEHYVCVEGRVLLEEEEQEKKAEKEVEQMEDDAQEERAEEEVKEMEDNGADLLSTQEDNTAHSQYIPTEREVLE; translated from the coding sequence ATGCCTTTGGAGCTTTTTGCGGCCACGCCCTGGGCAGAATATTTACTTTCAATGGCAAAGAATGGCACCTATGGCGACCAAATAACATTACAAGTGGCAGCAGATTTGTACAATATTGAAATTGTTGTAGTTTCGACTTTGGGACCTGAAGCGACAGCGGTGATTTCTCCCTTTTCTAGCATACCCACTGCAAGGGTTCAGCTGGGGCATTATGCAGAGAACCACGGAGAACACTACGTATGTGTAGAAGGCAGAGTGTTGCTGGAGGAGGAGGAGCAagagaaaaaagcagaaaaagagGTGGAACAGATGGAAGATGATGCGCAGGAGGAAAGGGCAGAAGAAGAGGTGAAAGAGATGGAAGACAATGGTGCGGATTTGTTATCTACTCAGGAGGATAACACAGCACACAGCCAGTACATACCAACGGAACGAGAGGTGCTTGAATAA